The following coding sequences lie in one Cotesia glomerata isolate CgM1 linkage group LG5, MPM_Cglom_v2.3, whole genome shotgun sequence genomic window:
- the LOC123265068 gene encoding transcription elongation factor SPT4, translated as METVPKELRHLRACLVCSLIKTSDQFEIDGCDNCDEFLRMKNNKDNVFDCSSANFDGMIAAMSPEDSWVAKWQRINRFTRGVYAISVSGRLPAAVIREMKSRGIVYRPRDTSQR; from the exons ATGGAAACTGTTCCTAAAGAATTAAGACATTTACGTGCTTGTTTAGTTTGCTCGTTGATAAAG ACCAGTGATCAATTTGAAATCGATGGATGTGACAACTGCGACGAATTCTTACGAatgaaaaataacaaagacAATGTCTTTGATTGTTCGAGTGCTAATTTTGAtgg aatgaTCGCAGCGATGAGTCCTGAAGATAGTTGGGTAGCTAAATGGCAACGAATAA atcgTTTTACGAGAGGAGTTTATGCAATATCGGTATCAGGAAGATTGCCAGCAGCAGTAATTAGGGAAATGAAAAGCCGGGGAATCGTTTATCGTCCACGTGATACAAGTCAAAGATAA
- the LOC123265066 gene encoding synergin gamma-like: protein MNQSRAEKKQNQLPAWLWPTSNVLPSMYRKVWDTVKEESLGLGAMQGELLVDTNKVFPLLLTSQLPTEVLGYIWSLANQKYAGQLTEQELYIVLALTAIAQTSYTFTNLDVLHMLPGPPIPQLNLNILYSNALQSPISETSFIGNLDNKHDRRSNNKNLNAYPSTILSVINNSSVNEPKIDQKMSNVLVNKSCVDEKVISVGHNVKAYHPTNSSSLDLNDDFTDFQSAPIPQISNTSNTIKWDYKQGSAIGSRLANHNLSGGMNLIEKKKTNSNKSNHGNLMESPVLNKDRPIDHHSNNLFSKCIVKNQAKTVILKDTIIRSNSETVQQQIQNNSREVNIVENIENTPVPEVLPNIPAVTGLDNLAQDLMNLQPVEDKYSALRVLVEEPSKSTITEGTDSDLFDDFGDFVSAEQSAEPEVSNNVQISIASVDDSMDLFTDFEQFLPSVNDKEEISFTQETIEAFAQLEITVSPEKTLNFLEKKYEVTIDPEKVMQKEDIASINSIELGNGRVITRSNSVPSLDLKSFLPANFEEDKETENMYQLIYWEWKQYMESCVLLLQVAANIFTNISSDKVLQEVLNSGQGYNFLCNLAEVASVCRRVNFAHKEMDINIMNFDDLLTEIDRLWAQMEPFYSNIPIVTELPTFPQHPNCNTACALCLTAVTSNKVTYNDNVYHVTCANLWLNCVNHNLPVLRYVSSHEHTNIAEKTY, encoded by the exons ATGAATCAATCTCGtgcagaaaaaaaacaaaaccaaTTGCCTGCTTGGCTTTGGCCGACATCAAATGTATTACCTTCCATGTATCGTAAAGTTTGGGATACTGTGAAAGAGGAAAGCCTGGGACTGGGTGCAATGCAAGGTGAATTGCTTGTGGATACTAATAAAGTATTTCCTTTGCTGTTAACTAGTCAACTACCTACTGAAGTACTAGGTTACATATGGAGTTTAGCTAATCAAAAGTATGCTGGGCAACTTACAGAACAAGAACTCTACATCGTATTGGCACTTACAGCAATTGCACAAACCTCCTACACATTTACGAATCTCGATGTTCTCCATATGCTACCTGGACCGCCGATTCCTCAGctaaatttaaacattttgtATTCTAATGCATTGCAGTCACCAATTTCAGAAACTAGTTTTATTGGAAATCTTGATAATAAGCATGATCGACGaagtaataacaaaaatttaaatgcttATCCTTCAACCATTCTCAGTGTCATTAATAATTCATCAGTTAACGAGCCGAAGATTGATCAGAAGATGTCAAATGTGCTGGTTAATAAAAGTTGTGTTGATGAAAAAGTAATCTCTGTAGGTCATAATGTTAAAGCTTATCATCCAACAAATTCATCATCGTTAGATTTGAATGATGATTTTACTGATTTTCAAAGCGCTCCTATTCCTCAAATATCTAATACTTCTAATACAATAAAATGGGATTATAAACAAGGCTCAGCGATCGGTAGTAGGCTAGCTAATCATAATCTTAGTGGAGGAATGAAtcttattgagaaaaaaaaaacaaattcaaataaaagtaatCATGGTAATTTGATGGAATCACCAGTTCTTAATAAAGACCGTCCGATTGATCAtcattctaataatttattctcaaAATGTATTGTAAAGAATCAAGCTAAAACAGTCATTCTTAAAGATACTATTATCAGGAGTAATAGTGAGACGGTGCAACAACAAATACAAAACAATTCTCGAGAAGTAAATATTGTTGAGAATATAGAAAACACGCCAGTACCTGAAGTATTACCGAATATACCGGCTGTTACAGGGCTTGATAATTTAGCACAAGATTTAATGAATCTCCAACCAGTTGAAGATAAATACAGTGCGTTGAGAGTACTCGTTGAGGAGCCCTCAAAATCTACTATCACTGAAGGTACTGATTCTGATCTTTTTGATGATTTTGGTGACTTTGTATCCGCAGAACAATCAGCGGAGCCAGAAGTTTCAAATAATGTTCAAATTAGTATTGCCAGTGTTGATGATTCCATGGATTTATTTACTGATTTCGAACAATTTTTACCTAGTGTTAatgataaagaagaaatttcttTTACACAAGAGACTATTGAAGCTTTTGCACAACTTGAAATTACTGTGAGTCCAGAAAAAACCTTAAACTTTCTTGAAAAGAAGTATGAAGTTACCATCGATCCAG aaaaaGTTATGCAGAAAGAAGATATAGCTTCGATTAACAGCATCGAATTGGGTAATGGAAGAGTTATAACTCGATCCAATTCAGTTCCAAGCTTAGATCTTAAATCATTTCTTCCTgctaattttgaagaagataaGGAAACAGAAAATATGTATCag TTGATTTATTGGGAGTGGAAACAATACATGGAGAGTTGTGTTTTACTACTTCAAGTCGCTGCcaatatatttacaaatattagtTCCGATAAAGTACTCCAAGAAGTACTCAATTCTGGCCAAGGTTACAATTTTCTTTGCA ATTTAGCTGAAGTTGCTAGTGTTTGTCGGCGAGTTAATTTTGCTCACAAGGAAATggatataaatataatgaattttgatGATCTTCTAACGGAAATTGATAGATTATGGGCTCAAATGGAGCcgttttattcaaatattccg ATTGTTACAGAATTACCAACGTTCCCACAGCACCCAAACTGTAATACAGCATGCGCGCTTTGTTTAACAGCGGTTACTAGTAATAAAGTTACTTACAATGATAATGTTTATCACGTAACTTGTGCTAATTTGTGGCTTAATTGTGTTAATCATAATTTACCAGTTTTACGTTACGTGTCGTCTCATGAACATACTAATATTGCTGAAAAGACTTATTAa